The following are encoded in a window of Clarias gariepinus isolate MV-2021 ecotype Netherlands chromosome 8, CGAR_prim_01v2, whole genome shotgun sequence genomic DNA:
- the ipmka gene encoding inositol polyphosphate multikinase isoform X2, producing the protein MTFYTQVFAQDCTDPHLRALQQHLPKYYGIWSTSDKPNELYLKLEDVAGRFACPCIMDVKIGRKSYDPFASQEKQEEHIRKYPLMEEIGFLILGMRVYHIASGTYITHEQLYGRSLTKETIKNGLARFFHNGEELRKDAISLSIHKIRKILHWFEGQKQLHFYASSLLFVYEGCLYRPNTKNISVTLTGKRHRQAELENKCNADLTSSKLKSSFGQVSCNSILEGFHYVRKANGFGSHSLHHQAKGITADMEANINTAVENKSSNGRKDENVEVKMIDFAHVFPSNSSDDGYMYGLKSLLFVLEQILQD; encoded by the exons ATGACTTTCTACACACAG GTGTTTGCCCAAGACTGCACAGATCCACACCTACGGGCCTTACAACAACACTTACCCAAATACTATGGTATATGGTCAACTTCGGATAAACCAAATG agcTGTATCTGAAGCTGGAGGATGTGGCCGGCAGGTTTGCATGTCCATGTATTATGGATGTGAAGATTGGGAGGAAGAGCTATGATCCGTTTGCCTCACAAGAGAAACAGGAAGAGCACATTAGAAAGTATCCTCTAATGGAAGAGATTGGGTTCTTGATCCTAGGAATGAGG GTTTACCACATAGCTTCAGGAACTTATATTACCCATGAACAGTTGTATGGACGCAGTCTGACAAAGGAAACAATTAAAAATG gattAGCTAGATTTTTCCATAATGGAGAGGAGCTAAGAAAAGATGCCATTTCTCTAAGCATCCATAAAATCCGTAAAATCCTCCATTGGTTTGAGGGCCAAAAGCAGCTCCACTTTTATGCCAGCTCTTTGTTGTTTGTATATGAGGGCTGTCTTTACAGACCCAATACAAAAAACATAAGTGTAACTCTGACAGGAAAGAGACATAGGCAAGCTGAGTTAGAGAACAAATGTAATGCTGACCTCACTAGCTCAAAGTTGAAAAGCTCCTTTGGGCAGGTAAGCTGTAATAGCATTCTTGAAGGCTTTCATTATGTGAGGAAAGCGAATGGGTTTGGATCTCACTCTTTACATCACCAGGCTAAGGGAATCACGGCTGACATGGAGGCAAACATAAacactgcagttgaaaacaagAGCTCAAATGGAAGAAAGGATGAAAATGTGGAGGTCAAGATGATTGACTTTGCCCATGTGTTTCCTAGTAACAGTTCAGATGATGGCTACATGTATGGATTGAAAAGCCTCCTATTTGTTCTGGAGCAGATTCTGCAAGACTGA